The DNA region TCTTCCCGTACCTGGTGGCCCTGGTGTACGTCTCCATCATCTGGCAGGCACTCTTCCAGAAGGACACGGGCATCCTGAATTACTACATCACTGCCTTGGGCGGGGAACGGATCGACTGGCTCAACAGCTCGGAATTCTCCAAGGTCTCGGTGATCATCGTCGACACCTGGCGGAACGTGGGGTTCGCCATGCTGATCTTCGTGGCCGCTTTGCAGGAAGTCCCGAAGGACATGGTTGAAGCCGCCCGCATGGACGGAGCCAACGAATGGCAGGTCTTCCGCCGCATCACCCTTCCGATGATCAGCCAGGCAACGTTCTTCAACATCACCATCACCATCATCGGCGCGTTCCAGATCTACGAATCGATCATCGTCCTCACCAGGGGCGGCCCGGGCGACGCCAGCCGCAGCGTGGTGATGTACATCGCCGAAGTGGCCTTCAACAAGTTCGATATGGGCTACGCCTCAGCCATCGCGGTCACACTGTTCCTCATCATCATGCTGGTGACCATGGTGCAGTTCCGCCTTAGGAAGTCATGGGTGA from Arthrobacter pascens includes:
- a CDS encoding carbohydrate ABC transporter permease; translated protein: MTLTAPKTQLPPAPPSGRGGRPGRLTATRRREALTGYLFTAPTIIGFLVFVLGPLVAAIYLSLTKYNILTAPKFVGFDNYARMFRDERLATTYGNTVLYVGAAVVLINGFALLFAVLINQRLPRALTYVFRSAYFFPYLVALVYVSIIWQALFQKDTGILNYYITALGGERIDWLNSSEFSKVSVIIVDTWRNVGFAMLIFVAALQEVPKDMVEAARMDGANEWQVFRRITLPMISQATFFNITITIIGAFQIYESIIVLTRGGPGDASRSVVMYIAEVAFNKFDMGYASAIAVTLFLIIMLVTMVQFRLRKSWVNNE